Proteins from one Sphaeramia orbicularis chromosome 17, fSphaOr1.1, whole genome shotgun sequence genomic window:
- the kcnmb3 gene encoding calcium-activated potassium channel subunit beta-3 isoform X2: MFLNTASPRRSFNIPININLQGARRRQTRELLASAAVQEQEGARGLNVHGGQRSRAQMPVSSVGEDRAILLGFTMMAFAVLMFFVVGITTVKPYVNSNWEEEASCVLLQTTILDQWVDCRGVSAVPCLRVTVNLSGSHQLALLHFDEESVLLAPECFYIPKCRMDRPELEGEVQKLKSSLDARVGRVSSCLTDRARHPQDAILNRKYTMRTAMLALLWPSLMLGGGALLVGLVKMTQCLAHLSSEMCSETSAGRLTSKYTQGRLYKLLRRASVQSPT, from the exons ATGTTCTTGAACACAGCTTCCCCACGGAGGTCATTTAACATCCCCATTAACATCAACCTGCAGGGCGCTCGCAGGCGTCAGACACG GGAGCTCCTCGCTTCGGCTGCAGTTCAGGAGCAGGAGGGGGCTCGGGGCCTGAATGTCCATGGGGGCCAGCGTTCCCGGGCCCAGATGCCGGTGTCCAGCGTCGGGGAGGATAGAGCCATCCTACTGGGCTTCACCATGATGGCCTTCGCTGTGCTCATGTTCTTTGTAGTGGGCATCACTACGGTCAAACCATATGTCAACAG TAACTGGGAGGAGGAGGCCAGCTGTGTGCTGCTGCAGACCACCATCCTGGACCAGTGGGTGGACTGCAGAGGTGTGAGTGCCGTGCCCTGCCTCAGGGTCACCGTTAACCTCAGCGGCTCCCATCAGCTGGCTCTACTACACTTTGACGAGGAATCGGTTCTCCTCGCTCCTGAG tgtTTCTACATTCCCAAATGTCGGATGGACAGACCAGAACTGGAAGGCGAAGTCCAGAAATTGAAGAGCAGCTTAGACGCTCGGGTGGGAAGAGTTTCATCTTGCCTCACCGACCGCGCCAGGCACCCACAGGACGCCATCTTGAACAGGAAGTACACGATGAGGACGGCCATGTTGGCGCTGCTGTGGCCGTCTCTGATGCTGGGCGGCGGAGCTCTGCTGGTCGGCCTGGTGAAGATGACTCAGTGCTTGGCTCACCTGTCCTCCGAGATGTGCAGCGAGACCTCGGCAGGACGGCTGACGTCCAAATACACCCAGGGACGGCTGTACAAACTCCTGCGCAGGGCCAGTGTGCAGTCTCCCACATGA
- the kcnmb3 gene encoding calcium-activated potassium channel subunit beta-3 isoform X1 has translation MRNRRTHVFGELLASAAVQEQEGARGLNVHGGQRSRAQMPVSSVGEDRAILLGFTMMAFAVLMFFVVGITTVKPYVNSNWEEEASCVLLQTTILDQWVDCRGVSAVPCLRVTVNLSGSHQLALLHFDEESVLLAPECFYIPKCRMDRPELEGEVQKLKSSLDARVGRVSSCLTDRARHPQDAILNRKYTMRTAMLALLWPSLMLGGGALLVGLVKMTQCLAHLSSEMCSETSAGRLTSKYTQGRLYKLLRRASVQSPT, from the exons ATGAGGAATCGCAGGACACATGTGTTTGG GGAGCTCCTCGCTTCGGCTGCAGTTCAGGAGCAGGAGGGGGCTCGGGGCCTGAATGTCCATGGGGGCCAGCGTTCCCGGGCCCAGATGCCGGTGTCCAGCGTCGGGGAGGATAGAGCCATCCTACTGGGCTTCACCATGATGGCCTTCGCTGTGCTCATGTTCTTTGTAGTGGGCATCACTACGGTCAAACCATATGTCAACAG TAACTGGGAGGAGGAGGCCAGCTGTGTGCTGCTGCAGACCACCATCCTGGACCAGTGGGTGGACTGCAGAGGTGTGAGTGCCGTGCCCTGCCTCAGGGTCACCGTTAACCTCAGCGGCTCCCATCAGCTGGCTCTACTACACTTTGACGAGGAATCGGTTCTCCTCGCTCCTGAG tgtTTCTACATTCCCAAATGTCGGATGGACAGACCAGAACTGGAAGGCGAAGTCCAGAAATTGAAGAGCAGCTTAGACGCTCGGGTGGGAAGAGTTTCATCTTGCCTCACCGACCGCGCCAGGCACCCACAGGACGCCATCTTGAACAGGAAGTACACGATGAGGACGGCCATGTTGGCGCTGCTGTGGCCGTCTCTGATGCTGGGCGGCGGAGCTCTGCTGGTCGGCCTGGTGAAGATGACTCAGTGCTTGGCTCACCTGTCCTCCGAGATGTGCAGCGAGACCTCGGCAGGACGGCTGACGTCCAAATACACCCAGGGACGGCTGTACAAACTCCTGCGCAGGGCCAGTGTGCAGTCTCCCACATGA